One window of the Trifolium pratense cultivar HEN17-A07 linkage group LG2, ARS_RC_1.1, whole genome shotgun sequence genome contains the following:
- the LOC123907744 gene encoding spermidine synthase 1 produces MAAAENTVEATDFPVKRQREDEQLNNGVTVSEIVPQEPQPNGLSTVIPGWFSEISPMWPGEAHSLKVEKILFQGKSDYQDVMVFQSATYGKVLVLDGVIQLTERDECAYQEMITHLPLCSIPNPKKVLVIGGGDGGVLREVSRHSSVEKIDICEIDKMVVDVSKQFFPDIAVGFEDPRVTLNIGDGVAFLKAAPEGTYDAVIVDSSDPIGPAQELFEKPFFESVAKALRPGGVVCTQAESIWLHMHIIEDIVANCRQVFKGSVDYAWTTVPTYPSGMIGFMLCSTEGPSVDFKHPVNPIDENDSQQAGRPLKFYNSEIHSAAFCLPSFAKRAIASKAN; encoded by the exons ATGGCGGCAGCAGAAAACACAGTTGAGGCCACAGATTTTCCCGTTAAGAGGCAAAGAGAAGATGAACAACTCAACAATGGTGTCACTGTTTCTGAAATTGTTCCACAAGAACCTCAACCTAATGGTTTATCAACTGTTATTCCTGGCTGGTTCTCTGAAATTAGCCCAATGTGGCCTG GGGAGGCTCACTCCTTGAAGGTGGAAAAGATTTTATTTCAAGGAAAGTCTGATTATCAGGACGTTATGGTCTTCCAG TCAGCAACATATGGCAAGGTTCTTGTTTTGGATGGTGTCATTCAGCTCACAGAAAGGGATGAGTGTGCCTACCAAGAGATGATCACTCATCTTCCTCTTTGCTCTATCCCTAACCCTAAAAAG GTTTTGGTTATTGGTGGAGGAGATGGTGGAGTCTTGCGGGAAGTTTCACGCCATTCTTCAGTAGAAAAGATAGACATTTGTGAAATCGACAAGATGGTTGTTGAT GTCTCCAAACAATTTTTCCCTGATATAGCAGTCGGTTTTGAGGACCCTCGTGTGACACTTAATATCGGTGATG GAGTTGCATTTTTGAAGGCAGCTCCAGAAGGAACTTATGATGCAGTTATTGTGGATTCGTCTGATCCTATTG GTCCTGCTCAAGAGCTTTTTGAAAAGCCTTTTTTTGAGTCGGTTGCAAAGGCTCTTCGTCCAGGAGGAGTTGTGTGTACTCAAGCAGAAAGTATATGGCTTCACATGCACATCATTGAGGACATAGTGGCGAATTGTCGCCAGGTATTCAAAGGTTCTGTCGACTATGCTTGGACCACAGTTCCTACATACCCAAG TGGGATGATTGGCTTTATGCTTTGCTCAACTGAGGGACCTTCCGTCGATTTCAAGCATCCAGTGAATCCTATTGATGAGAATGATAGCCAGCAGGCAGGAAGACCATTGAAATTTTACAACTCTGAG ATTCATTCAGCAGCTTTCTGTTTGCCATCTTTTGCTAAGAGGGCGATTGCTTCTAAAGCAAACTGA